From Domibacillus sp. DTU_2020_1001157_1_SI_ALB_TIR_016, a single genomic window includes:
- a CDS encoding amidohydrolase, producing MAQTELTFENRLLEIFEHLHAHPEISWKETETTAYISQLLTKEGVRSYTFDDCTGLIAEIGSGSPVVAVRADIDALWQQVDGKFRANHSCGHDAHMSIVIGTILTLKDQVAEGGGTVRFIFQPAEETGTGALKMVKKGVVDDVDYLFGIHLRPIEEVPFGKITPSVHHGAVAFLHGKVIGDDAHGARPHQGVNAIEVMSSLSRQLNTINFSPFEPYSAKMTHIEAGGQSLNIIPGSGKFGLDVRAQRNKVLLDLQKAVEHKIEQISMLYEVQIDYEWMDFTPAAEVSEEAEAFLRKGIIEVCGEQALAEPLITSGSDDFHFYTIKRPHIKACMMGLGAGLTPGLHHPHMTFDRRIIKIGAEALAASVRHALKGES from the coding sequence ATGGCTCAAACGGAATTAACATTTGAAAATAGACTTCTTGAGATTTTCGAACATTTGCATGCGCATCCAGAAATCAGCTGGAAAGAAACAGAAACAACCGCATATATATCACAGCTTTTGACAAAAGAAGGCGTTCGTTCTTATACATTTGACGATTGTACGGGATTAATTGCGGAAATTGGCAGCGGTTCGCCGGTTGTGGCGGTTCGTGCCGATATTGATGCTCTGTGGCAGCAGGTAGACGGAAAGTTTCGCGCTAATCATTCATGCGGGCATGATGCCCATATGTCGATCGTGATAGGCACGATTTTAACATTAAAGGATCAGGTGGCAGAAGGCGGCGGCACCGTTCGGTTTATTTTTCAGCCCGCTGAAGAAACGGGCACAGGGGCACTGAAAATGGTTAAAAAAGGCGTGGTTGATGACGTTGATTACTTGTTCGGTATTCACCTCCGCCCTATTGAAGAGGTGCCTTTCGGAAAAATCACACCGTCTGTTCACCACGGAGCTGTTGCTTTTTTACACGGAAAAGTGATTGGTGATGACGCACACGGCGCACGGCCGCACCAGGGAGTGAATGCCATTGAAGTGATGTCTTCTTTGAGCCGTCAGCTCAACACCATCAATTTCTCACCTTTTGAGCCGTATTCTGCTAAAATGACGCATATTGAAGCCGGCGGACAAAGCTTAAATATCATTCCCGGTTCAGGGAAGTTCGGGCTCGATGTCCGTGCACAGCGTAATAAAGTGCTGCTCGATCTTCAAAAAGCCGTCGAGCATAAAATTGAACAAATTAGTATGCTGTATGAAGTACAGATTGACTATGAATGGATGGATTTTACTCCGGCTGCTGAAGTCTCTGAAGAAGCAGAAGCGTTTTTACGGAAAGGAATCATCGAAGTGTGCGGCGAACAAGCACTGGCTGAGCCACTCATCACATCCGGCAGCGATGACTTTCACTTTTATACCATTAAACGTCCCCATATAAAAGCGTGTATGATGGGGCTTGGCGCAGGACTTACACCCGGTCTTCATCATCCGCATATGACGTTTGACAGGCGGATTATCAAAATTGGTGCTGAAGCGCTGGCTGCAAGCGTCAGACATGCATTAAAGGGCGAATCATAA
- a CDS encoding MFS transporter: protein MIFTSQFWLSLMFFAFYFSWGIFMPYWNVWLVSEKQLPVETASTLIAIGLFIRAASTFFLYPALSAKFPAGTLLKWFSILAALLSLLFVPASSYMTLLMVMIVFSLIYPIIMPMADSAGALLMKTEHIHYGKSRSWGSIGYTVSVFLIGIATAMFTNTAILYMLIGSLVFTAAVASFRTPSVLQQSGDLRHVPLRQLFRSRRFVTALIICVLIQGAHAAYYNYGVLYLEYLGVNNIWTGVILNIAVAAEILFFIVADRFLGRVSVRSMFMWAALAAVLRWALMFIFPSVPVYIFAQVFHAFTFGLAHYAFIRLLNEEFDSSEIPAAQGVYSSLGMGLSTAVLTFGAGFLYDIEPRLAFLSMAIVALPAVFISFLMRKGKR from the coding sequence ATGATTTTCACTTCACAGTTTTGGCTATCTTTAATGTTTTTTGCTTTTTACTTTTCATGGGGGATTTTTATGCCCTACTGGAACGTGTGGCTTGTTTCAGAAAAGCAGCTGCCTGTTGAAACCGCTTCTACGCTTATTGCGATTGGACTGTTTATCCGTGCAGCTTCTACCTTTTTTCTTTATCCGGCTTTGAGCGCCAAGTTTCCAGCCGGCACGCTTCTCAAATGGTTTTCCATACTTGCGGCCCTTCTTTCCCTTCTTTTTGTCCCGGCTTCCAGTTACATGACGCTGCTGATGGTAATGATCGTATTCAGCTTGATTTACCCGATTATTATGCCAATGGCTGACAGTGCGGGCGCCCTGTTAATGAAAACAGAACACATTCATTATGGAAAAAGCCGTTCCTGGGGTTCAATCGGCTACACCGTATCTGTTTTTTTGATCGGCATCGCTACTGCTATGTTTACCAATACAGCGATTTTGTATATGTTAATCGGAAGCCTTGTTTTCACAGCGGCTGTGGCTTCTTTCCGCACACCATCTGTTCTCCAGCAAAGCGGAGACCTGCGGCATGTGCCGCTTCGCCAGCTGTTTCGATCACGCCGTTTTGTGACTGCGCTCATCATCTGCGTGCTCATTCAAGGCGCTCATGCCGCTTATTATAATTATGGTGTGCTGTATTTAGAGTATCTTGGGGTAAACAATATTTGGACCGGGGTTATTTTAAACATTGCGGTTGCGGCCGAAATTCTTTTTTTTATCGTAGCCGACCGGTTCCTTGGCCGCGTCTCTGTCCGTTCCATGTTTATGTGGGCAGCACTGGCAGCGGTTTTACGATGGGCTCTCATGTTTATCTTCCCTTCGGTTCCTGTTTATATTTTTGCTCAAGTCTTTCACGCTTTTACATTCGGGCTGGCACATTATGCGTTTATCCGGCTGCTGAATGAGGAATTCGACTCTTCGGAAATTCCAGCCGCCCAAGGCGTTTATTCTTCACTTGGAATGGGACTGAGTACGGCTGTTTTAACATTTGGGGCAGGCTTCTTATACGACATAGAGCCCCGCCTTGCTTTTTTAAGCATGGCAATCGTGGCACTTCCTGCTGTTTTTATCAGCTTTTTGATGAGAAAAGGAAAAAGATAA
- a CDS encoding penicillin-binding transpeptidase domain-containing protein translates to MMKRFAMFLAAGSAALISGCSGPEAPESELEAYVTEWQDNDYGGMYEHFTQETKSSMTKKEFTERYKNIMSDIEMDKLQVELPTEEDVKMDNDQTARLPLQIQMETIAGPVSFEKEAVMKLEETDEGEEWLIDWDPSFLLPDYGEGDKVRIQTLEAQRGRIFDRNGSSLAVNGTALSIGVNAGAIDEAGKAQLAKLLGLTTEDINKQLGQSWVQEGYFVPLQTVASSNKELIKKVSTVKGAATASRAVRVYPYGAAAGHLTGYTGEISAEELKENKGYTQGDQIGKRGLEQLFEERLKETDGVQIFIEKKEEEPVVIAKKEPKNGQDVKVTINAEMQKTLFEQMEGAAGTASAVEPASGDVLALVSSPSFDPNEFARGIPANRYTELQDDPKQPLLNRFAAAYSPGSTMKPITASVAMNAGKLDPAAGKTIEGLQWQKDASWGNYRVTRVSESAGPVNLESAIVASDNIYFAMAALDTGADGMKAGLQSFGFGVEYPFAYPVRESQISNTGTFDSDILLADTGYGQGEVLTSMTHLANAYGAFLNKGTMMKPLLLLDDEPSVWQKELVTEEQASIIRKGLRGVVERGTARAANVEGMAISGKTGTAEIKEKQGTTGKENGLFVSYDANNPSFILALLVEDAAEAGGSKEAVDKARAFYVKWKSYRK, encoded by the coding sequence ATGATGAAGCGTTTTGCAATGTTTTTGGCAGCGGGTTCAGCTGCGCTCATCAGCGGCTGCAGCGGACCGGAAGCACCGGAAAGTGAGCTGGAAGCGTATGTGACTGAGTGGCAGGACAACGATTATGGCGGGATGTATGAACACTTTACGCAGGAAACCAAATCGTCTATGACGAAAAAAGAGTTTACAGAACGATATAAAAATATCATGTCGGATATTGAAATGGATAAGCTTCAAGTAGAGCTGCCAACAGAAGAAGACGTGAAGATGGACAATGATCAAACGGCACGGCTGCCGCTTCAAATCCAAATGGAGACCATCGCCGGACCGGTCTCATTTGAAAAAGAAGCAGTGATGAAGCTGGAAGAAACAGATGAGGGTGAAGAATGGCTGATTGACTGGGATCCTTCTTTTTTGCTGCCTGATTACGGCGAGGGGGACAAAGTACGCATTCAAACGCTTGAAGCCCAGCGGGGGCGTATTTTTGACCGGAACGGCAGCTCGCTTGCCGTCAACGGAACAGCGTTGTCGATTGGTGTAAATGCCGGTGCCATTGATGAAGCAGGGAAAGCGCAGCTGGCCAAACTACTTGGCTTAACAACAGAAGATATAAACAAGCAGCTCGGCCAAAGCTGGGTGCAGGAAGGGTACTTTGTTCCACTTCAAACCGTCGCTTCATCCAACAAGGAATTGATCAAAAAAGTGTCAACTGTGAAAGGAGCAGCTACAGCTTCCAGAGCAGTCCGTGTTTACCCATACGGCGCTGCTGCCGGGCACTTAACCGGTTATACAGGTGAAATCAGCGCGGAAGAGCTGAAAGAAAACAAAGGATACACACAAGGTGATCAAATTGGGAAACGCGGCCTAGAGCAGCTGTTTGAAGAGCGATTGAAAGAAACCGACGGTGTGCAGATTTTTATTGAAAAGAAGGAAGAAGAGCCGGTAGTTATCGCGAAGAAGGAGCCGAAAAATGGCCAGGATGTAAAGGTAACCATCAATGCAGAAATGCAAAAAACACTGTTTGAACAAATGGAAGGAGCAGCCGGAACCGCTTCAGCTGTAGAACCGGCTTCAGGAGATGTGCTGGCGCTTGTTTCCTCTCCTTCTTTTGATCCAAACGAATTTGCCCGGGGCATACCCGCAAACCGGTATACCGAGCTTCAAGATGATCCAAAGCAGCCGCTCTTGAATCGCTTTGCGGCGGCTTACTCACCAGGCTCCACCATGAAGCCGATTACAGCGTCCGTTGCGATGAATGCGGGGAAACTGGATCCAGCGGCCGGTAAAACGATTGAAGGGCTTCAATGGCAAAAAGATGCGTCGTGGGGCAATTACCGGGTAACCCGTGTCAGTGAGTCGGCGGGTCCTGTAAATTTGGAATCCGCTATCGTGGCATCTGATAATATTTATTTTGCGATGGCGGCGCTTGATACGGGAGCAGATGGAATGAAAGCGGGACTCCAATCATTTGGATTTGGCGTAGAGTATCCGTTTGCTTATCCGGTGCGTGAGTCGCAGATCTCAAATACTGGCACATTTGATTCAGACATTTTACTGGCTGATACCGGGTACGGCCAGGGAGAAGTACTTACATCGATGACGCATCTGGCCAATGCCTATGGAGCTTTTTTAAATAAAGGGACGATGATGAAGCCGCTCCTGCTTCTTGATGATGAGCCGTCTGTCTGGCAGAAAGAACTTGTGACAGAAGAACAAGCGTCTATCATTCGAAAAGGACTGCGCGGCGTAGTAGAACGTGGAACCGCCCGCGCTGCGAATGTTGAAGGCATGGCCATCTCCGGCAAAACCGGCACAGCTGAAATCAAAGAGAAACAAGGAACGACTGGAAAAGAAAACGGCTTATTTGTTTCCTATGATGCAAACAATCCGTCTTTTATCCTTGCGCTGCTTGTGGAAGATGCGGCAGAAGCGGGTGGAAGCAAAGAAGCGGTCGACAAAGCGCGTGCTTTTTATGTAAAATGGAAGTCGTATCGTAAATAA
- a CDS encoding peptidoglycan endopeptidase, with protein sequence MNKTVISLTAAAFIATGAASAAHASELYTVKKGDTLFSIANQYKLSVVQLMELNDLTSDALSINDQLIVSQTEENVQEEPNEVEAETAEPAAVVYTAAASSYTVQSGDSLGLIASRYKTSVSALKQLNGLSSDVIYAGQKLKVSGSASSTPASTSRPSTSTSTSTYTVQRGDSLGLIASRFKTSVSALKQLNALSTDVIYAGQKLKVSGSASSSTPAANTGTSKPSTSTGTYTVQSGDSLGLIASRFKTTVSSLKQLNGLTTDVIYVGQKLKVSGSAPVTQSPSSHNQPSSSMSNGLYIVQSGDSLGIIASRYGMTVAALKQMNGLKSDVIFVGQKLKVAGSAGAGKTPTQVSNPASSGGYSVNTLISTAKSLMGIPYVWGGASTSGFDCSGFIYYVYKEAGKSIARTNTEGYYSRSYEVSSPAVGDLVFFSNTYKKGISHMGIYIGGGQFIHASSSSGITISNLSNSYFQPRFTAFKRFY encoded by the coding sequence ATGAATAAAACGGTTATTTCTTTAACAGCTGCAGCATTTATCGCAACCGGTGCCGCGTCGGCTGCGCATGCTTCAGAACTGTACACAGTGAAAAAGGGTGACACGCTGTTCAGCATCGCCAACCAGTACAAACTATCAGTCGTTCAGTTAATGGAACTAAACGATCTTACGTCGGATGCGTTGTCCATTAATGACCAGCTTATCGTTTCCCAAACGGAAGAAAACGTTCAGGAAGAGCCGAATGAGGTCGAAGCAGAAACAGCGGAACCGGCAGCAGTTGTGTATACAGCTGCGGCTTCTTCTTACACCGTTCAAAGTGGGGACTCTCTTGGTTTGATTGCTTCCCGCTATAAAACAAGCGTTTCAGCACTAAAACAATTAAACGGTCTTTCAAGCGATGTGATTTATGCAGGGCAGAAGCTGAAGGTGAGTGGAAGTGCTTCTTCAACGCCGGCCAGTACGTCCAGGCCATCGACTTCAACTTCAACGAGTACATATACTGTACAGAGAGGGGATTCTCTTGGTCTCATTGCTTCCCGCTTCAAAACAAGCGTTTCAGCGCTGAAGCAATTAAATGCTCTTTCAACGGATGTGATTTATGCAGGTCAGAAGCTGAAGGTGAGCGGCAGTGCCTCTTCTTCAACGCCGGCCGCTAATACGGGCACATCGAAGCCATCAACTTCAACCGGCACATACACTGTACAAAGCGGAGATTCTCTCGGACTCATTGCTTCCCGCTTCAAAACAACGGTCTCGTCACTGAAGCAATTAAATGGTTTAACAACCGATGTGATTTACGTTGGACAAAAACTGAAAGTAAGCGGCAGTGCCCCTGTTACTCAAAGTCCGTCTTCACATAATCAACCATCGTCTTCCATGTCTAATGGTCTATACATCGTGCAAAGCGGAGATTCATTGGGTATCATTGCTTCAAGGTATGGAATGACTGTGGCGGCGCTGAAACAAATGAACGGCTTGAAATCAGACGTTATTTTCGTTGGACAGAAATTAAAGGTAGCCGGCAGTGCAGGTGCTGGCAAGACGCCGACACAGGTAAGCAATCCCGCTTCTTCCGGCGGTTACAGCGTCAACACGCTGATCAGTACGGCAAAGTCCTTGATGGGCATTCCTTACGTATGGGGCGGTGCGTCCACTTCTGGCTTTGATTGCAGCGGCTTTATTTATTATGTGTACAAAGAAGCGGGCAAAAGTATTGCCCGGACAAATACAGAGGGCTATTATAGCCGTTCCTACGAAGTTTCCAGTCCGGCTGTAGGGGATCTTGTGTTTTTTAGCAATACGTATAAAAAAGGCATTTCCCATATGGGGATTTATATTGGCGGCGGGCAGTTTATCCACGCCAGCTCTTCGTCCGGTATTACCATTTCAAATTTAAGCAATTCGTACTTTCAACCAAGATTCACTGCTTTTAAACGATTCTACTAA
- a CDS encoding accessory Sec system S-layer assembly protein: MFSFFKRKGKNDDTLKNDGREASVSAADVTGGETEAGTEEVTTDLSLHPSQTVSQEQMYVLRFLNNELPPLKRNQLSLSGIEWSEQPNGIAVSAFVRNTVEREMTLGEVPLLLLNEKNELKARDTFNLKDLGSLPADSSRPWTFLFPAASLDPRVELGKENWSVAFDLTSRKHKLDLDEKWDKTLPEEQKENLKRIVEKLGNPAKNELNFTGLSAATLDNGDLTISLLIRNGYERNVNIEKLPLQLFDAAGDLVAQGQFNVGDFEVKANTTKPWSFVFPASLVQKENADFSKWSVRVSK, from the coding sequence ATGTTTTCTTTCTTTAAACGAAAAGGGAAAAATGACGATACACTAAAAAATGATGGGCGTGAAGCTTCTGTTTCTGCCGCCGATGTCACTGGCGGAGAAACAGAAGCCGGCACTGAGGAAGTAACAACAGACTTGTCGCTTCATCCGTCCCAGACGGTTTCTCAGGAGCAAATGTATGTACTGCGATTTTTAAATAACGAACTGCCGCCGCTTAAACGAAACCAGCTGTCTCTTTCCGGCATTGAGTGGAGCGAACAGCCGAATGGCATTGCGGTTTCCGCTTTTGTCCGCAATACCGTTGAGCGGGAGATGACACTCGGCGAGGTCCCGCTTCTTTTGCTGAATGAAAAAAATGAACTCAAAGCGCGGGATACGTTTAACTTAAAAGATCTCGGCTCACTGCCGGCTGACTCAAGCCGTCCGTGGACGTTTCTTTTTCCTGCTGCGTCCCTTGACCCACGGGTTGAGCTGGGCAAAGAAAACTGGTCGGTTGCGTTTGATTTAACATCGCGCAAGCATAAGCTTGATCTTGATGAAAAATGGGACAAGACCCTGCCTGAAGAGCAAAAAGAAAACCTGAAGCGTATTGTAGAGAAGCTCGGAAATCCCGCTAAAAATGAACTGAATTTTACGGGATTAAGCGCCGCTACACTCGATAATGGAGATTTAACGATTTCTCTGCTAATCCGAAATGGATATGAACGGAATGTAAATATTGAAAAACTGCCGCTGCAGCTTTTTGATGCAGCCGGCGATCTTGTTGCCCAGGGTCAATTCAACGTCGGTGATTTTGAAGTAAAAGCGAATACAACAAAGCCATGGTCATTTGTTTTTCCGGCCTCGCTCGTTCAAAAAGAAAATGCCGATTTCTCCAAATGGAGTGTTCGGGTAAGCAAATAA
- the secA2 gene encoding accessory Sec system translocase SecA2: protein MVSLFRKKDAADRQLKTYRKLVTAINEQEAAIEGLTDEELRGKTAEFKERLAGGASIEDIKTEAFAVVREAAKRVLGMRHYDVQLIGGLILSDANIAEMATGEGKTLVASLPSYLRALEGKGVHVITVNEYLAKRDRDTIGPLHEFLGLSVGLNVPLMDGKEKQEAYNADITYGVGTEFGFDYLRDNMVWHPSQRVQRPYHFAIIDEVDSVLIDEAKTPLIIAGKMPPAADLHYIGSRVAKRFVRDEDYHLDDETKAVSLTDGGIEKVEKAFGIDNLYELEHQTLYHYMIQAVRAHVMFEKDVDYIVKDGKILLVDMFTGRTMEGRTLSDGLHQAIEAKEGLEITDENKTQASITIQNYFRMYPFLSGMTGTAKTEEKELLDVYNMQVIPVPTNRPVQRVDMPDRIYQTIEEKYAAVTAETAERHASGQPVLVGTTSILQSEKIAQHFEDAGLSFELLNAKSVEQEVELISRSGQRGHITIATNMAGRGTDILLGEGVPELGGLHVIGTERHESRRVDNQLKGRAGRQGDPGSSEFIISLEDAMFRRFAKDDLAKLEKKVQTNSEGLVTNKKIHEFVDRVQRIVEGSNYSIREYNLKLDDVINEQRGVIFGLRNAIIDDESQKDRLADMITRSVREEINHHCHEEAEPEEWALDILSGHLQAMFGGREVPLPEEVSSKKEVERTVEPVLADYLAWVNNEYDPSWDEGIKRIMTADLDAAWVHHLEQMTRLKEGIGLRHYQQEDPMRIYAREGLQLFQTSYRDLLRSISAKTAALMTELTKKEN from the coding sequence TTGGTTTCATTATTTCGAAAAAAAGATGCTGCCGATCGGCAGTTAAAAACATACCGAAAACTTGTAACAGCCATCAATGAGCAGGAAGCAGCCATTGAGGGCTTAACAGACGAAGAGCTGCGCGGCAAAACAGCGGAATTTAAAGAGCGTCTTGCCGGCGGTGCTTCCATTGAAGATATTAAAACAGAGGCGTTTGCCGTTGTACGCGAAGCGGCGAAACGTGTTCTTGGCATGCGCCATTACGATGTTCAGCTCATTGGCGGCTTGATTTTATCCGACGCCAACATTGCGGAAATGGCAACTGGCGAAGGAAAAACGCTCGTCGCTTCCCTGCCAAGCTACCTGCGCGCTCTTGAGGGCAAGGGCGTTCACGTGATTACCGTAAATGAATATTTGGCGAAACGCGACCGTGACACCATTGGACCGCTTCATGAATTTCTCGGTCTGAGCGTTGGCTTAAATGTGCCGCTTATGGACGGTAAAGAAAAGCAGGAAGCTTACAATGCAGACATTACATATGGAGTCGGAACAGAATTTGGATTTGATTACCTGCGTGACAATATGGTCTGGCACCCTTCTCAGCGTGTTCAGCGTCCGTACCATTTCGCTATTATTGACGAAGTAGACAGCGTTTTAATCGACGAAGCCAAAACACCGCTTATTATTGCCGGCAAAATGCCGCCTGCCGCTGACCTTCATTACATCGGCTCACGTGTAGCCAAGCGTTTTGTCCGGGATGAGGATTATCATTTAGATGATGAAACAAAAGCGGTCAGCTTAACTGACGGCGGGATTGAAAAAGTCGAAAAAGCATTTGGCATTGACAATTTATACGAACTGGAACACCAAACGCTTTATCACTATATGATTCAGGCCGTCCGGGCACATGTGATGTTCGAAAAAGACGTGGACTATATCGTGAAAGACGGGAAAATTCTCCTTGTCGATATGTTTACCGGCCGGACGATGGAAGGCAGAACGCTGTCAGATGGCCTTCATCAGGCGATTGAAGCAAAAGAAGGCCTGGAAATAACGGATGAAAACAAAACACAGGCTTCTATCACAATTCAAAACTATTTCCGTATGTATCCGTTCTTATCGGGCATGACCGGTACGGCGAAAACGGAAGAAAAAGAACTGCTCGATGTTTATAACATGCAGGTCATCCCGGTTCCAACCAACCGGCCGGTACAGCGTGTGGACATGCCTGACCGCATTTACCAGACAATCGAGGAAAAATACGCCGCTGTCACAGCAGAAACAGCTGAGCGCCACGCAAGCGGACAGCCTGTATTAGTCGGAACCACTTCTATTTTGCAGTCCGAAAAAATCGCCCAGCACTTTGAAGATGCCGGCTTGTCTTTTGAGCTGTTAAACGCAAAAAGCGTAGAACAGGAAGTAGAGCTTATTTCCCGTTCTGGCCAGCGCGGCCACATTACCATTGCGACAAACATGGCCGGACGCGGTACCGATATCCTGCTTGGGGAAGGCGTACCGGAACTCGGCGGTCTTCACGTGATCGGCACTGAACGCCATGAAAGCCGCCGCGTGGACAACCAGCTTAAAGGCCGGGCCGGGCGCCAGGGTGATCCGGGATCAAGTGAATTCATTATTTCACTGGAAGATGCGATGTTCCGCCGCTTTGCCAAGGATGATTTAGCAAAGCTCGAGAAAAAAGTGCAGACAAACAGTGAAGGTCTTGTTACAAACAAAAAAATACACGAATTTGTGGACCGCGTTCAGCGGATTGTGGAAGGCTCCAATTATTCGATTCGCGAGTATAACTTAAAACTCGATGACGTTATTAATGAGCAGCGCGGTGTTATTTTCGGACTGCGCAACGCCATTATCGATGACGAGTCTCAAAAGGATCGTCTTGCAGATATGATTACGCGTTCGGTCCGGGAAGAAATCAACCACCATTGCCATGAGGAAGCAGAACCCGAAGAATGGGCGCTCGACATTCTTTCCGGCCATCTTCAAGCGATGTTTGGCGGACGTGAGGTTCCCCTTCCGGAAGAAGTCTCCAGCAAAAAAGAAGTGGAGCGTACAGTTGAACCTGTTTTAGCCGACTATCTCGCCTGGGTAAACAATGAATATGATCCTTCCTGGGATGAAGGCATTAAACGGATCATGACAGCCGATCTGGATGCCGCCTGGGTTCATCACCTGGAACAAATGACCCGCTTAAAAGAAGGCATTGGCCTGCGCCATTATCAGCAGGAGGATCCGATGCGCATTTATGCACGTGAAGGACTGCAGCTTTTCCAAACGTCTTACCGCGACCTGCTTCGTTCTATTTCTGCCAAAACGGCCGCTTTAATGACGGAATTAACGAAAAAGGAGAATTAA
- a CDS encoding glycosyltransferase family 4 protein, with protein sequence MVVAFIICVLASLAITPLVKKFAIAIGAVDKPNYRKVHQRIMPRMGGLAIFISFLIGMLVLRPDAPYDLPLMNPAIIIGSFIIILTGVFDDRFELSAKVKLAGQIAAALVVVVYGDVRLDFFNLPFGGTIEFNSFLSIPLTIIWIVAITNAINLIDGLDGLAAGVSTIALFTISFMAFLKGDVYVMSIALIVAASTIGFLKYNFHPAKIFMGDTGALFLGFIISVVSLLGFKNITVVSLIIPIIILGVPISDTIFAIIRRKLNKQPISAPDKSHLHHCLLRTGYTHKQTVLIIYMIAMMFGLAAIIFSMATLWGAIIMMAVITIAIEIFVESIGLIGNDYKPLLNFVRGGTKKNM encoded by the coding sequence ATGGTTGTTGCTTTTATTATCTGTGTACTGGCTTCTCTAGCCATTACACCACTTGTGAAAAAATTCGCTATCGCCATTGGAGCTGTTGACAAACCAAACTACCGGAAAGTGCATCAGCGTATTATGCCGCGTATGGGCGGGCTGGCCATCTTTATCAGCTTCTTGATTGGCATGCTTGTTTTGCGTCCGGATGCACCGTACGATCTGCCGCTGATGAACCCCGCTATTATCATTGGAAGTTTTATTATCATCCTGACGGGCGTGTTTGATGACCGCTTTGAGCTTTCCGCAAAAGTAAAGCTTGCCGGCCAAATTGCAGCTGCTCTTGTGGTCGTTGTCTATGGGGATGTCCGCCTTGATTTCTTTAACCTGCCGTTTGGCGGGACCATTGAATTCAACAGCTTTTTAAGTATTCCATTGACGATTATCTGGATCGTGGCGATTACAAATGCCATTAATTTAATTGATGGTCTTGATGGACTGGCAGCCGGTGTTTCAACGATTGCTTTGTTTACCATCAGTTTTATGGCCTTTTTAAAAGGCGATGTGTACGTTATGAGCATCGCGCTTATTGTGGCGGCCAGCACAATCGGCTTTTTAAAGTACAATTTCCATCCTGCAAAAATCTTTATGGGAGATACGGGCGCGCTGTTTCTCGGCTTTATTATTTCCGTCGTATCCCTGCTTGGCTTTAAAAATATCACCGTCGTTTCATTAATCATTCCGATTATCATTCTGGGTGTGCCGATCTCGGATACTATTTTTGCGATTATCCGCCGGAAGCTGAACAAGCAGCCTATTTCTGCACCAGATAAATCGCATCTTCATCACTGCCTGCTTCGGACAGGCTATACACATAAACAAACCGTTTTGATTATTTATATGATCGCGATGATGTTTGGTCTTGCGGCGATTATTTTCTCGATGGCCACGCTATGGGGTGCCATTATTATGATGGCTGTGATTACCATTGCCATTGAAATTTTCGTTGAAAGCATCGGTCTTATCGGCAACGACTATAAGCCGCTTTTGAACTTTGTCAGAGGCGGAACGAAAAAGAATATGTAA